Proteins co-encoded in one Bacillus infantis NRRL B-14911 genomic window:
- a CDS encoding sensor histidine kinase, which yields MRSQINSSAPALLYSVLLSAAGAGCFILLAPQWKPLMTGALAFMIFSAILFFSVKLNSSSFHPALGALFLVFQLLVLLAAVLSGSKAAIAAAAGAAVLAETARWYSGKIILSSGARLKEKEMEVRQLNDTYLAVRKQRHDFLKHVSAVQYMLDKGQFSEAKAYFGGLLSGYEEVNLAIKGENGPVAGVLHHMQKKASAEGISIHYDLELPLSSLPMKDEDIAALAGNILSNSIEAAADYKASGFDDAYARLQFYKRSGLMILTCSNSTLPVPQSIIDSLFERFGMSTKEGDHEGLGTKIIKDIVLSYNGFLDYTHKGQSFEVKIKIPHIS from the coding sequence TTGCGCTCTCAGATAAACAGCTCAGCGCCTGCCCTCCTGTATTCGGTGCTATTATCCGCTGCCGGAGCCGGCTGCTTTATACTCCTGGCACCGCAGTGGAAGCCGTTGATGACAGGTGCATTGGCATTCATGATTTTTTCTGCCATCCTTTTCTTTTCGGTAAAACTGAACTCCTCCAGCTTCCACCCAGCCCTTGGAGCGTTATTTTTGGTTTTTCAGCTGCTAGTCCTTCTGGCTGCAGTCCTGTCCGGCTCAAAGGCTGCTATTGCAGCTGCAGCAGGAGCAGCAGTGCTGGCAGAAACAGCCAGATGGTACAGCGGGAAGATCATTTTATCATCAGGTGCACGCCTCAAAGAAAAGGAGATGGAGGTGCGGCAGCTCAATGATACCTATCTCGCTGTTCGCAAGCAGCGGCATGATTTCCTGAAGCATGTCTCGGCTGTCCAATATATGCTGGATAAAGGGCAATTCAGCGAAGCAAAAGCGTATTTCGGGGGGCTCTTGTCCGGATATGAAGAAGTGAATCTGGCCATCAAAGGGGAAAACGGCCCTGTTGCCGGTGTGCTGCATCATATGCAGAAAAAGGCCTCGGCAGAAGGCATAAGCATCCATTACGACCTGGAGCTTCCCCTGTCTTCTCTCCCCATGAAAGATGAGGATATTGCGGCATTAGCGGGCAATATCCTGTCCAACAGCATTGAGGCTGCAGCTGACTATAAAGCTTCCGGCTTTGATGATGCATACGCAAGGCTCCAGTTTTACAAAAGAAGCGGACTTATGATTTTGACCTGCTCCAATAGTACGCTGCCTGTCCCACAGTCCATCATAGACTCCTTGTTTGAAAGATTCGGCATGTCTACTAAGGAGGGGGACCATGAAGGGCTTGGCACAAAAATCATTAAAGATATTGTCCTTTCCTACAATGGCTTCCTGGATTATACCCATAAAGGACAATCTTTTGAAGTTAAAATAAAGATTCCGCACATCTCCTAG
- a CDS encoding serine/threonine protein kinase: MPQKKYKRLAESVLIAENPIRYIQKDEALLHAGTGRSAAVFKIAGTEKALKVFAPAFSHIALEEAEIYGQLEGGVFYPRLHEKGDNYIVIDYIEGQTFFECLTNGTKITPDDIARVDAALELARAKGLNPSDIHLRNLFKTSAGEIMLIDVARFRQASFCRQWEDLKYFFCKFYFKPLFPKRFPEPVLNGAAYVYKRLLKRRSC, from the coding sequence ATGCCGCAGAAAAAGTATAAAAGGCTCGCTGAAAGCGTCCTTATTGCCGAAAATCCAATCAGATATATACAAAAAGACGAAGCCCTCCTTCATGCTGGAACGGGCAGAAGTGCAGCTGTTTTCAAGATTGCCGGGACAGAAAAGGCACTCAAGGTATTTGCCCCTGCTTTCAGCCACATTGCCCTGGAAGAGGCTGAGATTTATGGGCAGCTCGAAGGAGGCGTATTTTATCCGCGCCTGCATGAAAAAGGGGATAACTATATTGTCATTGACTATATTGAAGGTCAAACCTTTTTTGAATGCCTTACAAACGGAACCAAGATCACACCGGACGATATTGCAAGAGTGGATGCAGCGCTGGAGCTTGCCCGTGCTAAAGGGCTGAATCCTTCTGACATCCACCTCAGGAATTTATTTAAAACGTCAGCTGGGGAAATCATGCTGATTGATGTGGCAAGATTCAGGCAGGCCAGCTTCTGCAGGCAATGGGAAGACCTGAAATATTTTTTCTGCAAGTTCTATTTCAAGCCATTGTTTCCAAAAAGGTTCCCCGAACCTGTATTAAATGGGGCAGCTTATGTGTATAAAAGGTTATTGAAGCGGCGCAGCTGCTGA
- a CDS encoding four-helix bundle copper-binding protein — MENSVYEECIQACLECMDACNMCFDACLKEEDVKMMARCIRLDRECADFCAFAAKAMQSDSPFAKQICAVCADICEACGEECKKHDHEHCQRCADACLKCAEICRSMAA; from the coding sequence TTGGAAAACTCAGTTTATGAAGAATGTATACAGGCCTGTCTTGAATGTATGGATGCATGCAATATGTGCTTTGATGCCTGTCTGAAGGAAGAGGATGTAAAGATGATGGCCCGCTGCATCAGGCTTGACAGGGAGTGTGCCGATTTTTGCGCGTTTGCGGCTAAGGCAATGCAATCTGACAGCCCATTTGCAAAACAGATCTGCGCTGTCTGCGCTGATATTTGCGAGGCATGCGGAGAAGAGTGCAAAAAGCACGATCATGAGCATTGCCAGAGATGCGCAGATGCCTGCTTAAAATGTGCTGAAATCTGCCGCAGCATGGCAGCGTAA
- a CDS encoding YckD family protein yields the protein MLKKLSIVLLCALFLGQAAGMVQAEGTDSGQRKQLTEEQVKEIEALQADVLEARKKVIMKYADFGAITADQAQEMVKHLEKRHEKMKEEGFMPHWLNRKHCPHCH from the coding sequence ATGTTAAAAAAGCTTAGCATCGTGCTTCTATGCGCACTTTTTCTTGGACAGGCTGCTGGAATGGTACAGGCAGAAGGTACGGACAGCGGACAGCGCAAACAGCTGACAGAGGAGCAGGTAAAGGAAATTGAGGCTCTTCAGGCAGATGTCCTGGAGGCGAGGAAAAAGGTCATCATGAAATATGCAGACTTTGGGGCAATCACTGCTGACCAGGCACAGGAAATGGTGAAGCATCTGGAAAAAAGGCACGAAAAAATGAAAGAAGAAGGCTTCATGCCCCACTGGCTGAATCGTAAGCACTGCCCGCATTGCCATTAA
- a CDS encoding rhodanese-like domain-containing protein, producing the protein MIYMLIVFLFLLAVPFYNRYIPVLKVPCRRVDEIPGDHVILDIRDYNEGYEERIPGAVNLPVPYIVRNLDDIPARKIHLICASPLERNMGVRLLQKNGFQVAGFTLSNKKCGGKALACCHKY; encoded by the coding sequence ATGATATATATGCTGATCGTTTTCTTGTTTTTGCTAGCGGTTCCTTTCTATAATCGTTATATTCCAGTCCTCAAGGTGCCGTGCCGCAGGGTGGATGAAATCCCCGGGGACCATGTGATCCTTGATATCAGGGATTACAATGAGGGCTATGAAGAACGGATTCCGGGTGCTGTAAATCTTCCTGTCCCTTATATTGTCCGAAATCTTGACGATATCCCTGCAAGAAAGATCCATCTTATCTGCGCCTCCCCGCTGGAGCGGAATATGGGAGTCCGTCTGCTTCAAAAAAATGGCTTTCAAGTGGCCGGATTCACTTTGTCCAATAAAAAATGTGGCGGGAAGGCGCTGGCCTGCTGCCATAAATATTAA
- a CDS encoding LytR/AlgR family response regulator transcription factor produces the protein MIRVGLVDDRPIDLDKLYGVISKMEGTEIVFSTTSAEEAYERVKREEIDLLIADIEMPGLSGYELADIIHTYALNIAVIFVTGTSGYAVHAFELNVHDYIMKPFTKDRLEKAVLRYIEKNRTPEISGRLFLRQKSDIHIIQKKDIIFIERSGRSTTIHTKQEQIKTYQTLNELEGELRERDFIRSHRSFIINIHYVKNFSLYAKNSYVVFFDGTTEKAMITKEKIDFLQDHYF, from the coding sequence ATGATAAGAGTGGGATTGGTGGATGACCGGCCGATTGATTTAGACAAGCTGTACGGAGTTATATCCAAGATGGAAGGGACAGAAATTGTGTTTTCAACCACCTCTGCAGAAGAGGCTTATGAAAGGGTCAAAAGGGAAGAAATTGACCTCCTGATTGCCGATATTGAAATGCCTGGCCTTTCAGGATACGAACTGGCCGATATTATCCATACGTATGCCCTCAATATTGCCGTCATTTTCGTGACTGGCACGAGCGGCTACGCGGTCCATGCCTTTGAACTGAATGTCCATGATTATATTATGAAGCCATTCACAAAAGACAGGCTTGAAAAAGCCGTCCTCCGATATATTGAAAAAAACCGGACACCGGAAATTTCCGGCCGGCTGTTTCTCAGGCAAAAAAGCGATATTCATATCATCCAGAAAAAAGATATTATCTTTATTGAGCGTTCCGGCCGATCAACCACCATACATACAAAGCAGGAACAAATTAAAACATACCAAACGCTGAATGAGCTTGAAGGCGAGCTCCGTGAAAGAGATTTTATCCGCTCGCACCGTTCATTCATTATCAATATCCATTATGTAAAGAACTTTTCTTTGTACGCCAAAAACTCCTATGTTGTTTTTTTTGATGGGACAACAGAGAAGGCAATGATTACAAAAGAGAAGATAGATTTTTTGCAGGATCACTATTTTTAA
- a CDS encoding ATP-binding cassette domain-containing protein: MIEIKEVTKRFKDKKVHVTALKHISFSVREGQVVGLLGENGAGKTTLLRTIATLYTPTEGAVSVGGFDTVKQPDEVKKRMGVLFGGETGLYDRLTARENLEYFASLYGLGRHETKVRIDELAVMFGMKDYLNRKVGGFSKGMRQKVAIARTLIHDPEIILFDEPTTGLDITSSNVFRQLVSSLKRQGKTIIFSSHIMEEVKMLCDSVVMIHKGEMVYKGGLEDLYREEGSSDLNYIFESKLVRGNDYAS, from the coding sequence ATGATCGAGATAAAGGAAGTAACGAAAAGATTCAAAGATAAAAAGGTGCATGTAACTGCATTGAAGCATATATCATTTTCAGTCAGGGAAGGCCAGGTGGTTGGCCTCCTCGGAGAAAATGGGGCAGGGAAAACAACACTACTGAGGACGATTGCCACACTGTACACGCCGACAGAGGGTGCCGTTTCAGTCGGCGGCTTTGATACCGTTAAACAGCCAGATGAGGTAAAGAAGCGTATGGGCGTTCTGTTTGGCGGGGAAACCGGATTATATGACCGCCTTACGGCCAGGGAAAATCTTGAGTATTTTGCATCTCTTTACGGCCTTGGACGCCATGAAACAAAGGTCAGAATCGATGAGCTTGCAGTGATGTTCGGCATGAAAGACTATCTGAACAGGAAGGTAGGGGGATTCTCCAAAGGGATGAGGCAAAAGGTTGCCATTGCGAGGACCCTTATCCATGACCCGGAAATCATTTTGTTTGATGAACCGACAACCGGCCTTGATATCACTTCTTCAAATGTATTCAGGCAGCTTGTCAGCTCACTTAAAAGGCAGGGGAAAACAATCATCTTTTCCAGCCACATTATGGAGGAAGTGAAGATGCTCTGCGACTCAGTAGTCATGATTCATAAAGGTGAAATGGTCTATAAGGGCGGACTCGAGGATCTATACCGTGAAGAGGGAAGCTCAGATCTGAATTATATTTTTGAATCAAAATTGGTGAGGGGGAACGATTATGCTTCGTAA